In Oryctolagus cuniculus chromosome X, mOryCun1.1, whole genome shotgun sequence, a single window of DNA contains:
- the RTL9 gene encoding retrotransposon Gag-like protein 9 yields MSVPLHSLRFNNMRREENVDLQSGGMSFSRLMTETRAEVQIPPSHAQLPTTSNSASDPGGTTTQLMASPAFDTISASMMGVANSEAESPPPIPASDSGTLSPLLMPASDSGILSPLLMPASDPGTLSPLLMPASDSGTLSPLLSTSEYGLMSPGMMTMPDFGTMSTALLAATDSAEESPLAMPAASSGAMSTPAMSTSSSEAMSAPLMLAPDPGELSPLLLPDINPGEMSIQPMPASGSEAMSPLQITDEDTEAMSKVLMTALVSGEISSLLMSGTDSEAISSLIMSALASGETSSQPVSNHDAGGLSTQLMPGPDSGILSSLLMSAPDSEAMSSPLLSVAEGEEMSMLPKSASDAEAVSPLLMMALASGVIPSQMMPVPGSGVMSPHLPQQPDTEIVSTLPMSATASGVMAIPPMRAPDSAVMSAPLMRTPTSRNMSTSPKTVLTSGTMSTPLMTVTSSATMTIEQVPTTASGVMSTQLPMAQTSGAIPTGFMKATAKGAKSTQRMRAPTSGMISAPPRRASASGVMSGQPVTATASETMSMPQLTAPASGSISTLQMIGPVSGSMCMSQMRTTVSGLTSTPQMKAMASGAISTPLMTAKASGSSSTLLMRAPASGALSKPLMTPKASGAMFMQQLSTAASGAMSTSLLGALSPPQMTDTASGGMPTLLMGATSSEVMSTSQMTGTALGAMSMPEMKAPSPGAMTTSLKRAPASGKMSSQPVGTQDSGGMSTSLARPMSSGGMPMRAPASVVMSTSTVRAPSSGAMSTVLMRASDSGELSALLTRTSTSGEMSLAPMRPSVSRDIATPLRSPPYGATYAPQMMASLPQMKAPVSGAMSAQLMRSTASGTLSVPHMTSMASGGITAPPMRTPASRGVSTPKLLPIASGDTCVLPVATPLRRPSVSEAMSMELTRASASGRMSTAQMTAMVSGGVSQPLMRATASGTASMPLMSATASGEMSMSLMKTMASGATSTPQTRAPSSRSLSLPQTTYIASGGMATPPMTALDSGEMSTALLRASASGTMSTPLLRTSAPVGMPTLLSRAPTSGAMRTPQTALGMTSTSKTKAADSGEVFTPHVNVTASGSESMPHMTATAPEATNAQPKEVPSFGMLTPALCYLLEEQEAARGSCSEEEEMEVDEEKQMKGFLDDSEKMAFLVSLHLGAAERWSILQMEVGNPLSDESQTFLSRSQGLYDSLSEIDILSAVLCHPKQGQKSVRQYATDFLLLARHLSWSDAILRTRFLEGLSEAVTTKMGRIFLKVAGSLKELIDRSLYTECQLAEEKDSPGNLSQVLPTACKRNNEEAMGNELSAQQQTEEHQHVSKRCYYLKEHGDPQEGLHDHLRQSTGHQKAPTNK; encoded by the exons ATGTCAGTACCTTTACATTCACTGCGATTCAATAATATGCGGAGGGAAGAAAATGTTGACCTCCAAAGTGGGGGTATGAGCTTCTCTAGACTGATGACAGAGACCAGGGCAGAAGTGCAAATTCCTCCTTCTCATGCACAGTTGCCTACAACCTCAAATTCAGCCTCAGACCCCGGAGGAACAACCACACAACTGATGGCATCCCCGGCCTTTGACACCATATCTGCATCTATGATGGGAGTGGCAAACTCTGAAGCAGAGTCTCCACCACCCATACCAGCGTCAGACTCTGGGACACTGTCCCCATTGCTAATGCCAGCCTCAGATTCTGGAATATTGTCCCCACTGCTAATGCCGGCCTCGGACCCTGGGACACTGTCCCCATTGCTAATGCCAGCTTCAGATTCTGGAACATTGTCCCCGTTGCTGTCCACCTCAGAGTATGGGTTAATGTCCCCAGGTATGATGACAATGCCTGACTTTGGAACAATGTCCACAGCACTACTGGCAGCAACAGATTCTGCAGAGGAATCACCATTGGCAATGCCAGCTGCGTCCTCTGGAGCGATGTCTACACCTGCAATGAGCACTTCATCCTCCGAGGCCATGTCTGCACCattaatgctggccccagatcctGGAGAGCTATCCCCACTCCTCCTTCCAGATATAAACCCTGGAGAGATGTCCATACAGCCAATGCCAGCTTCAGGCTCTGAAGCAATGTCCCCATTGCAAATTACAGATGAAGACACTGAGGCAATGTCCAAAGTGCTGATGACTGCCCTTGTCTCTGGAGAGATCTCTTCCCTGCTCATGTCAGGAACAGACAGTGAAGCGATATCCTCCCTGATAATGTCAGCCCTAGCTTCTGGAGAAACATCATCTCAGCCAGTGAGCAACCACGATGCTGGGGGACTGTCTACCCAGCTCATGCCAGGCCCAGACTCTGGAATACTGTCCTCACTGCTAATGTCAGCTCCAGACTCTGAAGCAATGTCCTCGCCACTGCTGTCAGTTGCAGAGGGTGAAGAAATGTCTATGTTACCAAAGTCAGCCTCAGATGCTGAAGCAGTGTCCCCGCTGTTGATGATGGCCCTAGCCTCTGGAGTGATACCTAGCCAAATGATGCCAGTCCCGGGCTCTGGAGTGATGTCTCCACATTTACCACAGCAACCAGACACTGAAATTGTGTCTACTCTACCAATGAGCGCAACAGCATCCGGGGTGATGGCCATACCACCAATGAGAGCACCCGACTCTGCAGTAATGTCTGCACCACTAATGAGAACCCCAACATCCAGAAATATGTCTACATCACCAAAGACTGTCCTAACTTCTGGAACCATGTCCACCCCACTGATGACAGTCACAAGCTCTGCGACCATGACCATAGAACAAGTGCCAACCACAGCCTCTGGAGTGATGTCCACACAGTTACCAATGGCCCAAACTTCTGGAGCAATTCCCACAGGCTTTATGAAGGCCACAGCCAAAGGCGCAAAGTctacacagagaatgagagctcCAACCTCTGGGATGATATCCGCACCACCAAGGAGAGCCTCAGCTTCTGGAGTGATGTCTGGGCAGCCAGTAACAGCCACAGCCTCTGAAACAATGTCCATGCCACAACTGACAGCCCCAGCTTCTGGCTCAATCTCCACACTGCAAATGATAGGTCCTGTTTCTGGATCAATGTGCATGTCACAAATGAGGACCACAGTCTCAGGCTTGACATCTACACCACAAATGAAAGCCATGGCATCTGGGGCAATATCTACCCCGCTAATGACAGCCAAAGCCTCAGGATCATCATCCACACTGCTAATGAGAGCTCCAGCCTCTGGAGCATTATCCAAGCCACTGATGACACCCAAAGCCTCTGGAGCAATGTTCATGCAGCAACTGTCAACAGCGGCTTCTGGAGCAATGTCCACATCACTACTTGGAGCTCTATCCCCACCCCAAATGACAGACACAGCCTCTGgagggatgccaacactgctaATGGGAGCCACTTCCTCAGAAGTGATGTCCACATCACAGATGACAGGCACAGCCTTGGGGGCGATGTCCATGCCAGAAATGAAAGCTCCAAGCCCTGGAGCAATGACCACATCACTAAAGAGGGCCCCAGCCTCTGGAAAGATGTCAAGTCAGCCAGTAGGCACCCAAGACTCTGGAGGGATGTCCACATCACTTGCGAGACCCATGAGCTCTGGAGGGATGCCCATGAGAGCCCCAGCTTCTGTTGTGATGTCCACATCAACAGTGAGAGCCCCATCCTCTGGAGCAATGTCCACAGTGCTAATGAGAGCCTCAGACTCTGGAGAGTTGTCTGCACTGCTCACGAGAACTTCAACATCGGGAGAGATGTCCCTGGCACCAATGAGGCCCTCAGTGTCCAGAGACATAGCTACACCTCTGAGATCCCCACCTTATGGAGCAACATATGCTCCACAAATGATGGCGTCCCTGCCACAAATGAAGGCTCCAGTCTCTGGAGCAATGTCTGCACAGCTAATGAGATCCACAgcctctggaactctgtctgtgCCTCACATGACCTCCATGGCCTCTGGAGGGATAACTGCACCACCCATGAGAACCCCAGCCTCCAGAGGGGTGTCCACACCCAAACTGCTACCCATAGCTTCGGGAGACACATGCGTGCTCCCAGTGGCCACACCGCTAAGGAGACCCTCAGTTTCTGAAGCTATGTCCATGGAATTAACAAGAGCTTCAGCCTCTGGAAGGATGTCCACTGCACAGATGACAGCCATGGTCTCTGGGGGAGTGTCCCAGCCATTAATGAGGGCCACAGCCTCTGGAACAGCATCCATGCCTTTGATGTCAGCCACAGCTTCTGGAGAGATGTCTATGTCGCTGATGAAAACCATGGCCTCTGGAGCAACATCCACACCACAGACCAGAGCCCCAAGCTCTAGATCTTTGTCCTTGCCGCAAACGACATACATAGCTTCTGGGGGAATGGCCACACCACCAATGACAGCCTTAGATTCTGGAGAAATGTCCACAGCTCTTTTGAGAGCCTCAGCTTCTGGAACCATGTCCACACCACTACTGAGAACCTCTGCTCCTGTAGGGATGCCCACGCTGCTCTCGAGGGCCCCAACCTCTGGAGCAATGAGAACACCTCAAACAGCCTTAGGAATGACGTCCACCTCCAAAACCAAAGCCGCAGACTCTGGAGAGGTCTTTACCCCTCACGTCAATGTCACAGCCTCTGGATCAGAGTCCATGCCACACATGACTGCCACAGCCCCTGAGGCAACAAATGCACAACCCAAGGAAGTACCATCCTTTGGAATGCTGACTCCAGCACTCTGCTACCTCTTAGAAGAGCAGGAAGCAGCCCGAGGTTCATGCTCcgaggaggaagagatggaggtTGATGAGGAGAAGCAAATGAAGGGATTTCTGGATGATTCGGAGAAAATGGCGTTTCTGGTGTCTCTTCATCTGGGGGCAGCAGAGAGATGGTCCATCTTGCAGATGGAGGTAGGAAACCCCCTCTCAGATGAGAGCCAAACTTTCCTCAGCAGGTCACAGGGTCTGTATGACTCCCTATCTGAGATAGACATCCTCAGTGCTGTCCTCTGCCATCCCAAGCAGGGCCAGAAGTCAGTCAGGCAGTATGCCACTGACTTCCTGCTGCTGGCCCGGCACTTATCTTGGTCTGATGCCATTCTACGGACCAGGTTTCTGGAAGGCCTCTCGGAAGCTGTTACCACCAAAATGGGTCGGATCTTCCTGAAGGTGGCTGGCAGCCTAAAGGAGCTGATAGACAGGTCTCTGTACACTGAGTGCCAGCTGGCTGAAGAGAAGGATTCCCCGGGCAACTTGAGCCAGGTTCTGCCGACAGCCTGTAAGCGGAATAATGAGGAGGCCATGGGGAATGAACTGAGCGCTCAGCAGCAGACTGAAGAG CACCAGCATGTTTCCAAACGCTGTTACTACCTGAAAGAGCATGGTGATCCTCAAGAGGGTCTTCATGACCACCTTCGCCAGAGCACAGGCCATCAGAAGGCCCCCACCAACAAGTAA